The DNA region taatgttaaaaaaaaagtaaatctagAACTGTGTTGTTTGCAAACCCCCTTGATGGCTGCAGGGAGGTCTGATGTTTCACTGTACTGTCTCTGTTACCGCTGAACAAGTTCCAAGAGCTCTCTGCCCTGAGCCAGTGTGAATTTAGGCAAATACCTAACCTCTGCATGCCTGAATTCTTGTAATTATTCAATGTCGTCTCAGCACTTGCCTCATGATTGTGAGGACTGAAGAAGTCACCATGTTCTACCTGCACAGCAGGGATTGACCCAAGCTTCATGCTTTTAACTACTTACACAAAACTTATTAGACCAATCTAGAAAAGCAAAAACATGAAGCATATGTTTGTTCACAGTGGGAACTCTGCAGTGTGGGCAATGCTGGGTTTTGGTTGAGAGGACACATGCAGCCCAGGCCTCCTCTTCCCCTGCAGGACCCTCTGGATGGGGCAGCAGGGACCTGGCAGGATGGCAACCAGTGATGTGGCTGTAGGCATCATCTTCCTGGCACAGACTGTGGTTGGAGCTCTGGGcaattcctctcttctcctccattACCTGGTCCTTTACTTCACTGGGTGCAGGGTAAGACACACAGACTGGATTCTTCAGCACTTGATTGTGGCCAACTTGTTAACTCTTCTGAGTAGAGGAGTTCCCCAGACAGTGGCAGCTTTCAGTTTGAAATATTTCCTCAGTGATGTTGGATGCAAGCTGCTTTTCTATCTTcacagggtgggcaggggtgtgtCCATTGGCAGCACCTGCCTCCTGAGCATCTTTCAGGCCATGAAGATTAGTTCTAGGAACTCCAGGTGGGCAGAACTTAAAATGTCCATTTGCAAGTATGTTGACTCTTCTGTGTACCTGAGCTGGCTCCTGTACCTGCTTCTAAATATTGTTGTTCTTAGGTACACGACTGggaacagaaacaacaaaaacagcacaaGCCTGAAAGATTTGGGATACTGTTCTACCATTCAGTACAACGTAACTATACAATCACTATTTGCAGCATTGGTATCATTCCCTGATGCCCTGTGCATGGGGCTCATGCTCTGGGCCAGCAGCTCCATGGTGCTCATCCTGTACAGGCACAAGCAGAGAATGCAGTACCTTCAAAAGACCAGCTCCCCCAGGTCCTCCCCTGAGACCAGAGCCACCAAAACCATCCTCCTCCTGGTGAGCACCTTTGTCTCATTTTACACACTTTCATGCATCTTTCAGATTTATGTGGGTATTATGTCTAATCCCAACTTGTTCCTGGTGAACACAGCCACAATATTTGCTGGGTGTTTCCCAGCTGTCAGCCCCTTCCTGCTCATGCATAGGAACTCCAGTGCACCCAGGCTCTGCCTTGCATGGATAAGGAATAGGAAAACCTCTGATATCACGAGGAATATGTAAATTGTAAGCTTTTGCACAATGACATTAGGTCTAGGAGTTTGATAGTGAAGGAGGCAATTAGGAAATCACATCACCTTCTGCTCAGTTTTTCTGTGATTCTAAATTGGCTCTAAGtgaaaattctgaaatatatGCATTTGAATGACAGGTGATAATCtggtatttgaatttttaaaagcacaacatCATGCTCCACATGTGCCAGACTGCACCAGGTTTCTTGAGATATCATTCACCAATCTTGCTTCCTTGAGATAGTTGCATTTAAGTCAGGTGTTAATTAACTCAGGAGTGTAATCTCTGAAATCCGTAATGCCTTGGCTTCTCCTCTCTCTCATCACATGATCTTGTTTCATTTGCTaaaggttgtttatttgtttttacccACAAAATTGTAAGAACAGTAATCCAAAGTCATATACCATAAGAATGGtgacttataaatatttatttgtgtattataactgtgtgtatgtgtttgtgtgtgcacgcTTATGTTCATGCATATCACTAGGATTGTTTATCAGACATCAAGCACTATTTCTGGATCAATagatataacaaatataaatcttagatttaaatataaaactacaagTTGGCAAAATCCTTCGCCATAAAATTGACTCATGTTTTCCAACTCTTTTGATTGATTAACTTGTTTAAACATCATGTGGAATgtgtttttcatttatctattcttaTGTTTATGTTTGAGCTATGTCTCTTGATGATAATGTCGATGCAAGCATTTTCAAAGAGTATTTT from Urocitellus parryii isolate mUroPar1 chromosome 15, mUroPar1.hap1, whole genome shotgun sequence includes:
- the LOC113177355 gene encoding vomeronasal type-1 receptor 4-like, with translation MATSDVAVGIIFLAQTVVGALGNSSLLLHYLVLYFTGCRVRHTDWILQHLIVANLLTLLSRGVPQTVAAFSLKYFLSDVGCKLLFYLHRVGRGVSIGSTCLLSIFQAMKISSRNSRWAELKMSICKYVDSSVYLSWLLYLLLNIVVLRYTTGNRNNKNSTSLKDLGYCSTIQYNVTIQSLFAALVSFPDALCMGLMLWASSSMVLILYRHKQRMQYLQKTSSPRSSPETRATKTILLLVSTFVSFYTLSCIFQIYVGIMSNPNLFLVNTATIFAGCFPAVSPFLLMHRNSSAPRLCLAWIRNRKTSDITRNM